The Saccharopolyspora gloriosae genome window below encodes:
- a CDS encoding CBS domain-containing protein: MLVSEAYHPGALTCASTDSLPDAASTMTEHHVGSLAVVDGNIIVGIISERDITRAVAQQASPHHATAADFASQHVTSAKLDDDTLDVARRMLDTGVRHMPVVKGSTVVGVVSMRDLLAVEAWI; encoded by the coding sequence ATGCTCGTCTCGGAGGCGTACCACCCCGGAGCACTGACCTGCGCAAGCACGGACTCGCTGCCCGATGCGGCCTCGACGATGACCGAACACCACGTGGGTTCGCTCGCGGTGGTCGATGGCAACATCATCGTCGGCATCATTTCAGAACGCGACATCACACGAGCCGTCGCGCAGCAGGCATCTCCGCACCACGCGACGGCCGCGGACTTCGCATCGCAACACGTCACCTCCGCCAAGCTGGACGACGACACGCTCGACGTCGCCCGGCGGATGCTCGATACCGGCGTCCGGCACATGCCGGTGGTCAAGGGAAGCACCGTCGTAGGGGTCGTGTCCATGCGCGATCTCCTCGCTGTCGAGGCGTGGATCTGA
- a CDS encoding ubiquitin-like protein Pup → MRRGEHKHRHDDRDVETEVPEVNAAGSERREGLDDDTESVLDDIDALLDEEAEEFVRSYVQKGGQ, encoded by the coding sequence ATGCGTCGAGGCGAGCACAAGCACCGGCATGACGATCGAGATGTCGAGACGGAAGTTCCCGAGGTGAACGCAGCGGGGTCTGAGCGGCGGGAGGGGCTCGACGATGACACCGAGTCCGTGCTCGACGACATCGATGCACTCCTGGACGAGGAGGCCGAAGAGTTCGTGCGTTCCTACGTCCAGAAGGGCGGCCAGTAG
- a CDS encoding APC family permease, whose protein sequence is MRGAATWLKRLAVGRPVRSDQVAETLLPKRLALPIFASDPFSSVAYASQEILLVLALGGVAVLHLAWWVGAAVVLLLAVVTISYRQVVRAYPSGGGSYAVASENLGPAAGLVVAGALMVDYVLTVSVSVSAGVDNIISAFTELNPYRVELGVGFVVVLTALNLRGMRESGRVFAWPSYLFIAGVLAMTATGLIRTLAGAAPVAQSAAYDVRAEHTSWTTFALLFLLLRAFASGCTALTGMEAISNGVPAFRKPKAGNAAATMAATGLIAITMFAGITALALISGVHYAENPCDLIGLPGDCANEPQRTVIAQIAAAVFGGTTSPGFYYVQATATLILILAANTAYSGFPLLTSLLARHRYMPRQLHTRGDRLAFSNGIVLLAFAAAVLIWLFEGSTTHLIQLYILGVFTSFTLAQAGMVRHWNRELASTTDRAGRGHRHRAKLINGAGTVMTGLVLVIVLITKFSHGAYLVVIAVPTLVVLMRGIRGHYDRVQRELEPEDEDTVFPARVHAVVLVSNVRKPTLRALSYARATRPDDLTAITVNVEDADTRLLEQAWQRREIPVPLKVLESPYREITRPVVQYVRNLRRTSPREVVVVYIPEYVFGRWWDNALHNQSALRLKTRLRFEPGVMITSVPWQLPSSHDRYHELERRRPGELRRGITGPNSGFPHQ, encoded by the coding sequence GTGCGGGGGGCTGCGACGTGGTTGAAGCGATTGGCCGTGGGACGGCCGGTCCGCAGCGACCAGGTCGCGGAGACGTTGTTGCCGAAGCGGCTGGCCCTCCCCATCTTCGCCAGCGATCCCTTCTCCTCCGTGGCTTACGCTAGCCAGGAGATACTGCTGGTCTTGGCTTTGGGCGGGGTCGCGGTGCTGCACTTGGCGTGGTGGGTGGGCGCGGCGGTGGTGCTCCTCCTGGCCGTCGTGACAATCTCCTATCGGCAAGTCGTGCGCGCTTACCCGTCCGGTGGCGGGTCCTACGCCGTGGCCTCGGAGAACCTCGGGCCCGCGGCCGGGCTGGTCGTGGCCGGGGCACTGATGGTCGACTACGTGCTCACCGTGTCGGTGTCGGTGTCGGCGGGCGTGGACAACATCATCTCCGCGTTCACCGAGCTGAACCCGTACCGGGTGGAACTCGGCGTCGGGTTCGTCGTCGTGCTCACGGCGTTGAACCTGCGCGGCATGCGCGAGTCGGGTCGCGTCTTCGCGTGGCCGAGCTACCTGTTCATCGCCGGTGTGCTGGCCATGACCGCCACCGGATTGATCAGAACGCTGGCAGGGGCCGCCCCCGTAGCCCAGAGCGCCGCTTACGACGTGCGGGCGGAACACACCTCGTGGACCACCTTCGCGCTGCTGTTCCTGCTGTTGCGGGCGTTCGCCTCAGGATGCACGGCCCTGACCGGCATGGAAGCGATCTCCAACGGCGTTCCCGCCTTCCGCAAGCCCAAGGCCGGCAACGCCGCGGCCACGATGGCCGCGACCGGGCTGATCGCGATCACCATGTTCGCCGGGATCACCGCGCTGGCGCTGATCAGCGGAGTGCACTACGCGGAGAACCCCTGCGACTTGATCGGCCTGCCCGGCGACTGCGCGAACGAGCCACAGCGCACCGTCATCGCTCAGATCGCGGCGGCGGTCTTCGGCGGGACGACCAGCCCGGGCTTCTACTACGTGCAAGCCACCGCAACGCTGATCCTGATTCTGGCCGCGAACACCGCCTACAGCGGGTTTCCGTTGCTGACCTCGCTGCTGGCACGGCACCGCTACATGCCGCGCCAACTGCACACGCGCGGGGACCGGCTGGCCTTCTCCAACGGAATCGTCCTGCTGGCATTCGCCGCAGCAGTCCTGATCTGGCTGTTCGAGGGATCGACCACCCACCTCATCCAGCTCTACATCCTCGGCGTGTTCACGTCGTTCACCCTCGCCCAGGCGGGCATGGTGCGGCACTGGAACCGCGAACTGGCCTCGACCACCGACCGGGCAGGGCGGGGACACCGGCACCGCGCGAAGCTGATCAACGGAGCGGGCACGGTCATGACCGGTCTAGTGCTGGTAATCGTGCTGATCACAAAGTTCTCCCACGGCGCCTACCTGGTCGTGATAGCCGTACCGACGCTGGTCGTGCTGATGCGCGGAATCCGCGGCCACTACGACCGGGTCCAACGCGAACTCGAACCGGAGGACGAGGACACCGTGTTCCCGGCCCGCGTCCACGCGGTGGTACTGGTCTCCAACGTCCGCAAGCCGACCCTGCGCGCACTGAGCTACGCACGTGCTACCCGCCCGGACGATCTCACCGCGATCACGGTGAACGTCGAGGACGCCGACACACGGCTCCTGGAGCAGGCGTGGCAGCGGCGCGAGATACCCGTCCCACTCAAGGTGCTCGAATCGCCTTATCGGGAGATCACCCGGCCCGTCGTGCAGTACGTCCGGAATCTGCGGCGGACCAGCCCGCGTGAGGTGGTCGTCGTCTACATCCCTGAATACGTCTTCGGCCGCTGGTGGGACAACGCGTTGCACAATCAGAGCGCGCTTCGGTTGAAGACCCGGCTGCGATTCGAACCCGGAGTCATGATCACCAGCGTGCCTTGGCAGCTGCCGTCCTCCCACGACCGCTACCACGAACTCGAACGCCGCAGGCCCGGCGAACTGCGGCGCGGCATCACCGGCCCGAACTCAGGTTTTCCGCACCAATAG
- a CDS encoding DUF1876 domain-containing protein yields the protein MRTERWTVLVNISEHSDHTSADARLHSRDDIAGRGLARRNPSDTDIPEIGAELATSRALSDLAHQLLDASIADVEQATSHPATFRS from the coding sequence ATGCGCACGGAACGATGGACGGTGCTGGTGAACATTTCCGAGCACAGCGATCACACGTCAGCGGACGCCCGTCTGCACAGCCGCGACGACATCGCGGGCAGAGGACTGGCCAGACGCAATCCCAGCGATACGGACATTCCTGAGATCGGCGCGGAGTTGGCGACCTCCCGGGCACTGTCAGACCTCGCCCACCAACTGCTCGACGCGTCCATCGCGGACGTCGAACAGGCGACCAGTCACCCGGCGACGTTCCGGAGCTAG